The sequence below is a genomic window from Candidatus Zixiibacteriota bacterium.
GAAGAAAACCTGGAATGGCTGGAATCACTCGATGATGTTTTCGAAACCGGCGGTCTTCAGCGCCTTGGCGATTTGCTCGAACTACTCAGGAAGCGAGCCGCTGAACTGGGCCTGCCGCGGCCGACCCCGGGCCGGACAACCGATTATATCAACACCATCCCGCCCCAAGAACAGCCGCCATATCCCGGAAGCCGCGAGATCGAACGGCGGATAAAGAGTATTATTCGCTGGAATGCCATGGCTATGGTGGTTCGGGCCAACCGCCATGAGCACGGTATCGGTGGTCATATCTCTACCTATGCCTCGGCGGCGACCCTGTACGAGGTCGGTTTCAACCACTTTTTCCGCGGCCGGGGAGAAAAACACCCCGGCGACCTGGTCTATTTCCAGGGGCACGCTTCACCGGGAATTTATGCCCGCGCTTTTCTTGAGGGACGGCTCAATGAAGGCGACCTGGAAAACTTCCGCAGAGAACTCGATCCCAACGGCGGACTGTCATCGTATCCTCACCCGTGGCTGATGCCCAATTTCTGGCAATTCCCGACTGTTTCGATGGGTCTCGGGCCGATTATGGCTATCTACCAGGCTCGTTTTAACCGCTATCTCGAACAACGAGGCCTGATCCAGCCTTCCGACCAGAAAATCTGGGCCTTTCTTGGTGACGGGGAAACCGATGAACCGGAAACCCTCGGCGCCATCACCCTGGCCTCGCGGGAAAAACTGGATAATCTCATTTTCGTCATCAACTGCAATCTCCAGCGTCTCGACGGGCCGGTGCGCGGCAATGGCAAAATTATCCAGGAACTTGAGGCCGCTTTCCACGGAGCCGGATGGAACGTTATCAAGGTCGTCTGGGGTTCCCAGTGGGACCCGCTTCTGGAAAAAGATACCGAGGGCCGGCTGGTTCGGCGCATGAATGAAACGCCCGACGGGCAATTCCAAAAATACACCGTTTCCACGGGGGATTATATCCGCAGGGATTTTTTCGGCCGAGATCCGAAACTTCTAGAAATGGTTAAAAACTACTCCGATGAACAACTGGAAAAACTCAACCGCGGCGGGCATGACCCGGCCAAGGTTTACGCCGCTTATAAAGCGGCTTTCGAGCATCGTAGCTCGCCAACCGTCATTCTCGCCAAAACCGTCAAAGGTTACGGTCTGGGTGAAGCCGGCGAGGGGCGCAATGTCACTCACCAGCAGAAAAAACTGAATGAGGAAGAATTGCGCGAATTCCGCAGCCGGTTCGGTATTCCCATTTCCGATCGCGAAATCGCCGAGGCTCCTTTCTACCGCCCGCCCGATGATTCCCATGAAACCAGATATCTCCTCGACCGGAGAAAAGAACTGGGCGGTTATCTCCCGCGAAGGGTGGTCAATGTCGAACCGATCACCACACCCGATGACCAGCTGTTCGGAGAATATTACGAGGGAACCGAAGACCGCGAGGTCAGCACCACGATGGTCTTCGTGCACATGCTTTCCAAATTGATGCATGATCCGAAAATCGGAAAAAATATTATCCCTATCGTACCCGACGAAATGCGGACCTTCGGTATGGAAGCCCTGTTCCGCAAATTCGGCATCTATTCCTCGGTCGGGCAGCTCTATGAACCGGTCGATAAAGAGGCTTTGATGTACTACCGCGAAGCGAAGGATGGAGCCATTCTGGAGGAGGGGATTACCGAGGCCGGTTCGATGTCTTCTTTCATCGCCGCGGGAACGTCATATGCCAGCCATGGTCTTAACCTGATTCCGTTTTTCGTTTATTATTCCATGTTCGGTTTTCAGAGGATCGGCGATTTGATCTGGGCCGCGGCCGATATGCAGACCAAAGGTTTCCTTGTCGGCGGCACCAGCGGCCGAACCACTCTTTCGGGCGAGGGATTACAGCACCAGGACGGCAACAGCCACCTTCTGGCTTACCCGGTCCCGAATCTGAAGGCCTATGATCCCGCCTTCGCGTACGAGTTGGCTGTCATCATCCGGGATGGCATCCGCCGCATGTTTGAAAACGGGGAAAACATTTTCTATTATCTGACGGTCGCCAATGAATTCTACACTATGCCGCCCCGGCCGGATCATGTCGAGGATGAAGCTATCCTGAAAGGTCTCTACAGGTACCATCGCTCGGATAATAAAACCTCCAAGGCAAGGGCCCACCTGCTCGGCTCCGGGGCCATTCTGAATGAGGCTGTCCGGGCCGGAGAAATTCTTGAAGAAAAATTCGGGCTGGCCGCTGATATCTGGTCGGTGACCGGCTACAAGGAATTGTACCTCGACGCCCTCCATGCCGAACGGTACAATATGCTGCATCCCGCCGAAGACCGGAAAAAACCGTATTTGACCAGCATCCTGGAAAAAGAAAAAGGTGTCTTTATCGCCGCCTCAGATTATGTTCGGGCACTGCCGGCCTCAATCGCAAAATGGGTTCCCGGTCCGTTTTTACCCCTGGGAACCGACGGATTCGGGCGTTCCGACGGGCGGAAGCAATTGCGCGATTTCTTCGAAGTCGATGCCCGGTATATTGCCCTGGCCGCCCTGTCGTCCCTCTGGCGCGAAAAAGCCATCGAGCGGAAATTGGTCGAAATGGCCATCAAAGAACTTGATATCAATCCCGATAAACTCAACCCGCTGATCTCATAAGATAGTGAGGATGTTATGAAAGCGATAAACCCCGCCACCAATGAACTGATCAAAGAATACCGCGAGCATACGGCTGAAGAAGTCGGCCGGATAATCGATCTGGTTGACTTACGCCAGAAAGAATGGCGCCGAATCGACTTTGCCGAAAAAGCCCGCTTGATGCATCGGGCGGCCGAAATACTCAGGAAAAATATCAATAAATACGCCCGGACGATCACTCTCGAGATGGGCAAGACTATCACCGAATCTAAAGCCGAAATTGAAAAGAGCGCCTGGGTGTGCGATTACTATGCCGATAACGCCGAAAAATTCCTGACCGATGAAATTATCGAAACTGATGCCAGCCGAAGTTTTGTGGCGTTCGAACCGCTTGGAGTGGTTCTGGCCGTCATGCCCTGGAATTTCCCCTACTGGCAGGTTTTCCGGTTCGCCGCCCCGGCCCTGATGGCGGGCAATGCCGGGGTTCTCAAACACGCTTCCAATGTCCCCGGTTGCGCCCTGGATATCGAGCAGGTTTTCCTCGAAGCCGGTTTCCCGGAAAATATATTCCGAACTCTGCTGATTTCTTCAAAGTTGGTCGATAGAATTATCGCCGATCCGCGAATCAAAGCCGTTACCCTGACCGGCTCGGAACCGGCCGGGATGGCAGTGGCCTCGGCCGCCGGCCGGGAACTCAAAAAAACGGTTCTCGAACTGGGTGGCTCAGATCCTTTTATCGTTCTCGAGGATGCCGATCTGCCGGCCTGTGTCGCCACCTCGGCCAAGGCTCGGATGATTAACGCCGGACAGAGCTGTATCGCCGCCAAACGGTTTATCGTAGTGGAACCGATGTTGCGAGCATTCGAGGAACAGCAAACGGCTATAATGAAATCTCTCAAGGTCGGCGACCCGCTCGATGAAAATACCAAAGTCGGGGCCATGGCCCGTCTCGATCTTCTCGAGGAACTTGAGGAACAGGTTAAAGAATCAATCAGGATGGGGGCCCGTTTGCTCTGTGGCGGGAAAAGAGCCGACCGACCAGGCGTTTTCTATGAACCGACAGTTCTGACCGATGTTCGCAAAGGCATGCCGGCCTATGAACAGGAAACCTTCGGGCCGGTCTCGGCTATTATACCAGCCAAAGATACCGAGGACGCTATTCGGGTGGCCAATGATTCGGTCTTCGGGTTGGGCGGTTCGGTCTGGTCGAGAAACATTAAAAAAGCCGAAATGGTTGCCCGGCGGATAGAAACCGGGGCGGTGTTTATCAATGGCCTGACTAAATCCGATCCCCGCCTGCCATTCGGTGGTGTCAAGAAATCCGGCTATGGTCGCGAATTATCTCATTACGGTATCAGGGAATTCGTCAATATAAAAACTATCTGGATTGCTTAAACACTTTTTATCTTTCCATCGTATATAATTTTACCCGGATTATTAAATCGATCCGGGCATATGAATCCGTGTAATTTAATCACCGGGATAAACGGAGGATATTCTATGGATGAAAAGATAATGACTATTCATCCCAAAGATAAGCGAGGTGTCAATATTGCCCGGCAAAAATACGATACCATCCGGACCGCAATAATAAAATCCCTTAAGAGTCGCCGGCTCACCCATACCGAGTTAATCCAGGAGGTGAGAAAACACCTCAGCTATTCGTTCGACGGATCCGTTGCATGGTATGTTGAGGCCGTAAAACAGGATCTTGAGGCACGTCATGAAATCGAACGATTCGGATACGGTCGCAACAAATCGGCCTATCGCCTGATATCCGAGGAACCTGCTGTTCTTTGAGGAGTTTACATTCTTGTTTTGGCAACCGATACGGGACAAAAAACAATTTCACCATTTCGGCAGTCATAACGCAGATTTGGCATAATTGACTGCCACAATAGAGTGGCCATATCTGCCAATCCGGCACACCCATTCAGACCATCTTTCCCTCTAAAAATCTACTTTATTGTCATTCAATTGATTACTGGTTCTGGCACGAATCTTAATTAAATAACAAATTAAAAGATGAAGATAAAATAATTGGCGATGACACAATGACAGGTTATATGGTCAGAACAGGATTCGCACCGAACCGGGTGACTCAGCCGTTCAGGAATGAATTATTTACTTACCCGAAAAGAAGGCCGGTCAGATTTGCCGGCCTTTTTATTTGAAGAGAATTCCTTCATCGGTTGTATATTTAAACCATTCCGAACGGAACCATCGGAAAAATTCTCATCATTACCGGTGCGGTGTTTCTGCTGACCGGAATTATCATGCTTTTTGCCGATAAAATCCCCTTCCTTGGAAATCTCCCCGGCGATATTTATATTAGAAAAGGTCGCACCGCCTTTTATTTCCCACTGGTTACCGGCCTGATACTCCCATTTATCGTGACTGTTATCCTGAACCTGTTCGGCCGCGGAAAATAAGAATATCAATAACCGCGACGCTTAACCAGGGCTTTTATTATAAAAAGGGGGGTTGGCGATTAACCGGCCGGTGTGCCTTCCGGTGTTGGTCCCGGATAGATTTGCGGCCCGGGGCGAGGCGGCGTTATCTTTCGCAGTTCAATGTAAAAGAGAGTCATCAGGGAATTGAAAAAAGTCCCCAGAAAGCCCTCGACCACGATAATGACCCAGAGGAAAATGGGAATCCCCAGCAACAGAATCAGTACCAGCCAGAGAGTCGAAACGGCGGCCAGGAGATACATCGGGATGGCAAACATGGCAATAATAATTAACCCGGCGATAACTATGGCAATCGAGAGAAACATCTCGATCAAGAAAATAACAATGTTGGGGCCAAGATTTTTGACAACCAGGTGGTACCCTTCTCCAATGGCTCTGGTCACCGGCGTTTGGTTTGAGATAATTTCCCGCTGCGCCAGGGAATAAATATTGCCAAAAAAGAATATCCCCGCGAACAAAATCGGAATACCGATCAAAATCCCCAGAACACCCAGGACCTTCGCAATGACAAAGGCGATAACAATAGGTGCAATTAGAACTATTCCAAAGACGATCCCGATTCCGATAAAAATAAAGAGCAGTCCGATATAACGCCAGAAGAACGATGCGCCCACCTTAAAAAGCTGCCGGAGTTTGTACTCCCGACCGCCCTCAATCCGGATTACCCCCTCGATCAGCCCGGCAATACTGATTTGGCCGAGAACAAAAAGTATCAATCCCAGCAGAAGGGCCGCGCCGACGATGAAAAGGATCAAGGCTACCGATATTTCCGGATTGTTTTGAAACCAGTCAATGATATTTTCAAAGAAGTAATTATCGGTATCCATCGAATGTTTATCCGACCAATACTCGATAATATCATCCAGCCCGCTAAAGGTCCCGAAGGAGGCGGCAAAAAAACCCAGAATCCAGAGAATTTTGTGCTTCCATGAAAGAATAAAAGCGCGATTGACCAGATTACTGTAATTCATGATTAATTTTAATAAAAGTCCTCCCGATAATCAACTATTAAAATCTACGGCAAAACAAAGATAAAAGATTCATAAATATGTTCTTAACTGGTCAGGCAAGTTCCCTCCTCACGGTCGAACAGGTGAACCCGATCGGTCCTGATGGTGAAACGGATATTATCGCCGACCGTGTAACGTTTCGGCTCGGCCAAAAGCATTAAATCTATCTCCATGTAGCCTGCCGTCACGATACATCGGTCACCGAGATACTCGATGCTTTTCACGGTCGCCGGATATTCACCGTCCGGACCGGGGATTATATCCTCCGGACGAATCCCCACCGTCACCTCGCGAGATTTGTAATCCGACTTGATAAACACCGATGAAACCCGGAAGGGCTTGATCTGATCATCGCTGATCCACCCGTTAATAATATTCATCCGCGGTGATCCTAGAAAAGTGGCCACGAATAAATCGGCCGGGCGGTTGTAAACCTGATCGACCGAACCGATCTGCCTGATTCGACCGGAATCTATTACCGCTAAACGGTCAGCCATGGTGAGTGCTTCGGTCTGGTCATGGGTAACATAGACCGTGGTGGTCGCCAGGCGTTTCTGCAGGGCAACCAGCTCGCGGCGCATCCGCGCTCTCATGTCCGCATCAAGGTTGGACAATGGCTCATCCAGCAAAAACAAATCGGGTTGCCGGATGATCGCCCGTCCTAACGCCACCCGTTGCCGCTGGCCCCCGGATAGTTTGGCCGGGTGCGCATCAAGCCGGTCCGATAATCCCAGCAGGGTGGCGATCTCGAGGACTTTTTCCCGGATAACTTTCCGCGGAGTTTTGGCGATTTTCAATGGAAAAGCCAGGTTCTGCTCGACTGTCATATGGGGATAAAGAGCATAGTTTTGAAACACCAGCGCCACATTGCGGCGCCGGGGCGGAAGCTGATCGATCCGGTTGTTACCGATCCAGATCTCACCGTCATCGGCATCCTCCAGCCCCGCAATCAATCTTAGAAGGGTCGATTTCCCGCACCCCGACGGACCCAGAATAACCACCAGTTCGCCTTCACCGGTCTCAAGAAAAATATCCTCGAGAATTTTCTTCCCGGAAAAAGACTTTTCGATACCTCTGATTCTGAGTTGCGGCATATCCGAATATAACCTTTCCTATCCCGTCTGAACAACCCCGTTTTCAATATGGAAAATCCTGGCGCGTTCAAGCAGTTTTCCGGGAACCCTGGTCGCGGCCGTGATAAAAACCTGCCCGAACTGACCGAAGATATCAGCCAGCATACTTTTCCTTCCATCATCAAGCTCGGCGAAAATTTCATCCAGTAGCAAAACCGGTTTAACGCGGCGAACCTGGTGAAGATAATCATAAACACCAAGTTTCAGCGACACTGCGGCGGTCCGGATTTCCCCCTGCGAACCATGCGTCCGGGCCGGATAATCCTGAATCGTCATATCTACATCGTCGCGATGAGGCCCGACCAGAGCCGACTGGATAATCCGCTCGCGTTGAAAATATTTCTTCAGCTTCTCATAAAAAGCTCTTTCAACTGCATCCCGGTCGTAAAGATCTCTTGTCTCGACCGACGGCCGATAGGCGATGGCCAGTTTCTGGCCTCCTGATATTTTTTCATAATATTTCGCCGCCCGTTCGCTGACAGCCAGGAGAAAACCCGCCCGGGCCTGCATGATAGCCGACCCGTACTGCACCAGCAGATCATCAAAAGGCGTTTCCCCGGCATTATCATCCTGTTTTAAAAAAGCGTTTTTCTGGGCCAGGGCCTTCTGATAGTCGGACAGATCGGCAATATATGTCGGGGATGACTGGGAGAGATAGGTATTAATAAAATCGCGCCGGTTTGATGGTGGCCCGGAAAGAAGCGTGATATCTTCCGGCGCCGCGGCTACGGCGGTGCATTTATCGTACAGTTCCGCCGCCCTGACTCCGACCCGGTCCACCGTTATCCGTTTTCGCCCGCCTCCCTGATACGCCACGGCCAGCTCATGAGACCGTCCGGAGAAATCAATCTCGCCCTCGATCCGGTAATACTCCGCCCCGGATTTAAGCAACACCGCGTCATTGGCACCGCGCGGCGACCGCGCCAGCATCAAAACAAAAACAGCTTCGAGCAGGTTGGTTTTGCCGACTCCGTTCAAGCCATAAAAAACATTGACTCCGGGATCGAATTCGATCCGACAGGAGTCAAGATTACGAAATGATGTTATTTCAATATTTCTGACAAACATCTATGGGCCGGGCTTTACCTTTCCCTCCCGATCCGTAATATCATGTCTTAATCGGCCAGCCGAAGCGGCATTATCAAGCAAAGAAAATCATCTTTCGGAATTTCCGGGGAATAGATCAATCCCGCCGAAATCGCGTTGGACAGCTCAAAAATAACCTCATCGCCGTCGATTTTCGCCAGGACATCGGAAATATAATTGGCATTATAACCCAGCTCAATAGCATCGCCGCTGAATTCGCACGGTATCGTTTCCTTGCCTTCCCCGCCGACATCGGCATTGGTGGTCGAGATGGTCAGAGTATTGTTCTTAATAGCGAATTTTACCTGGTGAGTCAGGGAATTGGATAAAATCGATACCCGCCGGACCGCCCCCATCAGATTTTCCTTGGAAATGGCCATCTTTTTATCATTTTCCGATGGAATAACCTGCTCATAGTTGGGATACGGGCCCTCGATCAGACGCGAGGTAAGAATAACATCATCGAGATTGAAAATAATATTGTTTTCCCCGAAAATAACCCCGACTTCACCATCGGATTCGCTGATGAATTTCGGAATGATATTCAACACTTTGGGAGGAATAATAATATCCTCGGATATTCCTTTTAGTTTCTTATTATCCACCGAAAATTTGGCCAGCCGATGACCATCAGTGGCAACCATATTCATGGCGTCACCCTTGGTGGACCAGAGAACGCCATTAAGGGCCGGCCTGGTTTCATCAGTTGAGCAGGCAAAGGTCGTCTTCTTGATCATGGCTACCAGATCACTGCCGTCAATTCGAATCTCTTTCTTGGTGTTGACAATCGGTAGCTTGGGGAAATCATCCGATGAGGCACAGGCAATTTTGTATGAGCCATTGGGTACCTTGATTTCCACCCGACTGGTCGTACCCTCAAAAGAAATATCGGATTCTGGAAGTTCCTTAATTATATCGAATAAAATTCTTCCAGGGAGAACAGCAACTCCTTTTTTGGCAACGGTACAGTCGAAGGTGGCGGTTATCGATACCTCAAGATCAGTCGAAGAAATTTTTAATTTATCATCCAACGCCTCGAAAAGAATATTCGATAATATCGGCAAAGTGGATTTGGTTGGAACAACCTGCATCACTGATTGAAGATATCCGCTCAATCTCGATTTAGACAAATTAAACTTCATTTCCGTTATCCTCCGGAGTTGTTACACACATCCGATAATTATTATTCCTTCTATTTATATATAAGAAGTAATATTAATAAGTTCTGTTGATTTGTTTATAAAATCCATGTCGGTCTATTTATTTATTACCGCCTAATAACTTATCTTTCTGCCCAACAATAATTCCCTGCCTGATAAAATGTCAACAAAAGATTTTATCTCCGGTCCTTTTCCACATCTCGAAATCAACCAACATTCCCATCACACTCCAAATCACAACCTGTTGACATCTTTAATGGATGAGGGAGGAAGAAAGATTATTCACTTTTTCGCGGAAATCGAAATCGGATTCAATCTTTTTCTCTATCAGGTCGCAAGCATGGATAACAGTGGAATGATCACGGCCACCAAAAGCCTCACCGATGCTTTTCAAAGAAAATCCGGTCAACCGACGGGTCATGTACATGGCCACCTGACGGGCCAGCGCAATCCGGGCCGTTTTTTTCTTGGCCGTCATCATCTCCGGTTCGATCTGGAAAAATTCCGCCGTTTTCTTTTGTATCTGCTTAATACTCAATTCGTTTTTCGGGCGGACGATTTCCTTACCAAGAACCCTGACCGCGAAATCAAGATTGATGGTGGCCTTTTCAAGAGAAGAATATGCGATTAGCTTGGTCAGCGAACCCTCCAGCTCCCGAATATTGTTAGTTACATTATCGGCGATAAAATATAAGGCATCCTCGGGTATTTCGACTTTCTCCTGTTGTGTCCGCTTACGCAAAATAGCCATCCTTGTCTCCAGATCCGGCGGTTGCAAATCAGCCACCAGCCCCGATGAAAATCGCGAGAGAAGACGCTCCTCAAGACCCTTTATATCTCGGGGATGGCGATCCGATGTCAACACCACCTGCTTGCCGCAGTGAAAAAGATCGTTGAAAGTATGAAAAAACTGCTCCTGGGTCGATTCCTTCCCGGAGAAAAACTGGATATCATCAATCAGAAGAATATCGGCAGAACGGTAAAGCGAAGTAAAATCTCCAATTGTTCCGCTGGAAACCGCGGAGATGAAATCCGAGGTGAATCTTTCCGAGGTGGCGTAAATTACTTTTCGATCGGGAAGTTGCCCTCGAACAAAATGTCCGATCGCCTGGGCCAGATGGGTTTTTCCCAACCCCGTGCCGCCGTAGATCAACAGCGGATTATAATTGGTTTTGCCGGGTGCCTCGGCTACGGCCATGGTGGCCGCATGGGCAAACTGGTTGAATTTACCCACCACGAAGTTATCGAAACGGAATCTTTCATTGAGAGGATAATCATGAGCAACCGCATCATGTTCGAAGGACTCAACCGCTTCCGGTTTCGGGGCAAAATTTATTTCCGTCTGGCCAAGCATATCGCCGGGGCCGCTGATTTCAAATTTATAATCCAGAGACTTACCGGCAATCTCTTTAATGGCTTCGGAAATCAAATCGGAATAGCGATCGGTCAACCAATCAGCCACGAATTGATTGGGAACGACAATTGTCAAATCATCATTGCCATTGGTTACCCCCTTGGTGTATTTGAACCAGGTGTTAAAAGAACTCTTTTTAACGCGGAGTGCCATATAATTAAGGCAACTATCCCAGATTGCTCTCTTTTCCGTATGATTAACTGATGACATTTTTCCCCCTGCATCAATGAAATTCAAAATCTCACTCCCTAAGATTTTTGAAAGATTAGAAATTACGTTGAGGACTTGTGGTCTCGGGCAATCGACATGTTATCCACATTTCCAAAAATACTGTCGCAATCGCGTAAACACCTCAAACATAGTAGCATAACTGTCACAACTCCCTCAAGGGTTCCCCACAAGTTATTAACACAATATAATGCAATAACTTCTGAAGGTGTGATAATAATACAAAGAATCCCCTCCGGGTCAAGGCGGTTAAAACAAATATTTCCACGACTTCAAAGTTATTATCCAAGCGGATATTAGAAAAACAGTCCTTTTTTGTCGATAAATATCACGGTTAGAATTCTGTCGGGAAAAAATTATCAAAAGTCGTAAGGCCAGTGCTGGCAAGGGATAATCGGCCGGTCGGGAATTCCACTTGAGGATTAGTGGAAATATAGATTGACAGAAACCTCTCACCCCAGAATCTCATGAATATCCGCCCACATTCGCTGGGCATGGAATAGAACTTCCCTCCAGTAATGTTTCAGTATATATCCGGCGATGGCAACCAGGGATAAATAAAAAACACCCCGCACCAGATTGAAAATCATTTTGATAAATGATTCTCTCCCGATAAT
It includes:
- the aceE gene encoding pyruvate dehydrogenase (acetyl-transferring), homodimeric type; amino-acid sequence: MTEKEKFNYNNSLEEENLEWLESLDDVFETGGLQRLGDLLELLRKRAAELGLPRPTPGRTTDYINTIPPQEQPPYPGSREIERRIKSIIRWNAMAMVVRANRHEHGIGGHISTYASAATLYEVGFNHFFRGRGEKHPGDLVYFQGHASPGIYARAFLEGRLNEGDLENFRRELDPNGGLSSYPHPWLMPNFWQFPTVSMGLGPIMAIYQARFNRYLEQRGLIQPSDQKIWAFLGDGETDEPETLGAITLASREKLDNLIFVINCNLQRLDGPVRGNGKIIQELEAAFHGAGWNVIKVVWGSQWDPLLEKDTEGRLVRRMNETPDGQFQKYTVSTGDYIRRDFFGRDPKLLEMVKNYSDEQLEKLNRGGHDPAKVYAAYKAAFEHRSSPTVILAKTVKGYGLGEAGEGRNVTHQQKKLNEEELREFRSRFGIPISDREIAEAPFYRPPDDSHETRYLLDRRKELGGYLPRRVVNVEPITTPDDQLFGEYYEGTEDREVSTTMVFVHMLSKLMHDPKIGKNIIPIVPDEMRTFGMEALFRKFGIYSSVGQLYEPVDKEALMYYREAKDGAILEEGITEAGSMSSFIAAGTSYASHGLNLIPFFVYYSMFGFQRIGDLIWAAADMQTKGFLVGGTSGRTTLSGEGLQHQDGNSHLLAYPVPNLKAYDPAFAYELAVIIRDGIRRMFENGENIFYYLTVANEFYTMPPRPDHVEDEAILKGLYRYHRSDNKTSKARAHLLGSGAILNEAVRAGEILEEKFGLAADIWSVTGYKELYLDALHAERYNMLHPAEDRKKPYLTSILEKEKGVFIAASDYVRALPASIAKWVPGPFLPLGTDGFGRSDGRKQLRDFFEVDARYIALAALSSLWREKAIERKLVEMAIKELDINPDKLNPLIS
- a CDS encoding NAD-dependent succinate-semialdehyde dehydrogenase, encoding MKAINPATNELIKEYREHTAEEVGRIIDLVDLRQKEWRRIDFAEKARLMHRAAEILRKNINKYARTITLEMGKTITESKAEIEKSAWVCDYYADNAEKFLTDEIIETDASRSFVAFEPLGVVLAVMPWNFPYWQVFRFAAPALMAGNAGVLKHASNVPGCALDIEQVFLEAGFPENIFRTLLISSKLVDRIIADPRIKAVTLTGSEPAGMAVASAAGRELKKTVLELGGSDPFIVLEDADLPACVATSAKARMINAGQSCIAAKRFIVVEPMLRAFEEQQTAIMKSLKVGDPLDENTKVGAMARLDLLEELEEQVKESIRMGARLLCGGKRADRPGVFYEPTVLTDVRKGMPAYEQETFGPVSAIIPAKDTEDAIRVANDSVFGLGGSVWSRNIKKAEMVARRIETGAVFINGLTKSDPRLPFGGVKKSGYGRELSHYGIREFVNIKTIWIA
- a CDS encoding DUF2905 domain-containing protein; this translates as MGKILIITGAVFLLTGIIMLFADKIPFLGNLPGDIYIRKGRTAFYFPLVTGLILPFIVTVILNLFGRGK
- a CDS encoding ABC transporter ATP-binding protein, encoding MPQLRIRGIEKSFSGKKILEDIFLETGEGELVVILGPSGCGKSTLLRLIAGLEDADDGEIWIGNNRIDQLPPRRRNVALVFQNYALYPHMTVEQNLAFPLKIAKTPRKVIREKVLEIATLLGLSDRLDAHPAKLSGGQRQRVALGRAIIRQPDLFLLDEPLSNLDADMRARMRRELVALQKRLATTTVYVTHDQTEALTMADRLAVIDSGRIRQIGSVDQVYNRPADLFVATFLGSPRMNIINGWISDDQIKPFRVSSVFIKSDYKSREVTVGIRPEDIIPGPDGEYPATVKSIEYLGDRCIVTAGYMEIDLMLLAEPKRYTVGDNIRFTIRTDRVHLFDREEGTCLTS
- a CDS encoding DNA replication/repair protein RecF — encoded protein: MFVRNIEITSFRNLDSCRIEFDPGVNVFYGLNGVGKTNLLEAVFVLMLARSPRGANDAVLLKSGAEYYRIEGEIDFSGRSHELAVAYQGGGRKRITVDRVGVRAAELYDKCTAVAAAPEDITLLSGPPSNRRDFINTYLSQSSPTYIADLSDYQKALAQKNAFLKQDDNAGETPFDDLLVQYGSAIMQARAGFLLAVSERAAKYYEKISGGQKLAIAYRPSVETRDLYDRDAVERAFYEKLKKYFQRERIIQSALVGPHRDDVDMTIQDYPARTHGSQGEIRTAAVSLKLGVYDYLHQVRRVKPVLLLDEIFAELDDGRKSMLADIFGQFGQVFITAATRVPGKLLERARIFHIENGVVQTG
- the dnaN gene encoding DNA polymerase III subunit beta — its product is MKFNLSKSRLSGYLQSVMQVVPTKSTLPILSNILFEALDDKLKISSTDLEVSITATFDCTVAKKGVAVLPGRILFDIIKELPESDISFEGTTSRVEIKVPNGSYKIACASSDDFPKLPIVNTKKEIRIDGSDLVAMIKKTTFACSTDETRPALNGVLWSTKGDAMNMVATDGHRLAKFSVDNKKLKGISEDIIIPPKVLNIIPKFISESDGEVGVIFGENNIIFNLDDVILTSRLIEGPYPNYEQVIPSENDKKMAISKENLMGAVRRVSILSNSLTHQVKFAIKNNTLTISTTNADVGGEGKETIPCEFSGDAIELGYNANYISDVLAKIDGDEVIFELSNAISAGLIYSPEIPKDDFLCLIMPLRLAD
- the dnaA gene encoding chromosomal replication initiator protein DnaA — encoded protein: MSSVNHTEKRAIWDSCLNYMALRVKKSSFNTWFKYTKGVTNGNDDLTIVVPNQFVADWLTDRYSDLISEAIKEIAGKSLDYKFEISGPGDMLGQTEINFAPKPEAVESFEHDAVAHDYPLNERFRFDNFVVGKFNQFAHAATMAVAEAPGKTNYNPLLIYGGTGLGKTHLAQAIGHFVRGQLPDRKVIYATSERFTSDFISAVSSGTIGDFTSLYRSADILLIDDIQFFSGKESTQEQFFHTFNDLFHCGKQVVLTSDRHPRDIKGLEERLLSRFSSGLVADLQPPDLETRMAILRKRTQQEKVEIPEDALYFIADNVTNNIRELEGSLTKLIAYSSLEKATINLDFAVRVLGKEIVRPKNELSIKQIQKKTAEFFQIEPEMMTAKKKTARIALARQVAMYMTRRLTGFSLKSIGEAFGGRDHSTVIHACDLIEKKIESDFDFREKVNNLSSSLIH